The following are encoded together in the Anaerohalosphaeraceae bacterium genome:
- a CDS encoding GIY-YIG nuclease family protein has product MTYYVYILASRRNGTLYIGVTNNLKNRVFQHKTEKVEGFTQKYGVKRLVYFETFRNIQDAIVREKRLKKWNRDWKIRLIEEKNPAWDDLFERV; this is encoded by the coding sequence ATGACATATTATGTATATATCCTGGCCAGTCGGCGAAACGGCACCTTGTATATCGGAGTCACAAACAATCTGAAAAATCGCGTCTTTCAACATAAAACGGAAAAAGTAGAGGGGTTTACACAAAAATACGGGGTGAAACGGTTGGTTTATTTTGAGACTTTTCGAAATATTCAAGACGCTATTGTGCGAGAAAAACGACTGAAAAAATGGAATCGTGACTGGAAAATCCGGCTGATTGAAGAAAAAAATCCCGCGTGGGATGATTTGTTTGAAAGGGTGTGA
- the gspE gene encoding type II secretion system ATPase GspE: MKELLIETARRTGIIKPEALEQYLAEHADDARRIDEILLSAPQFTEEAVLRLLAETLGLEYVEEIDASTVPAAFIEAVPAPYAQHHYLIGFYRNGQEDVITIAVANPMNPLVVDNIARKLHKPAEMVVSSRAAITAAIDVAYEQKNTVIEEVAEELDSQNLDQLVDEAQSSDDLLDVVNRPPVIRLVNDILFRALQMRASDIHVHPYENKIQIRYRIDGILYDTLTLNRNVLSLVISRIKVMAGMDIAERRMPQDGRTSVRIGQREIDLRVSTVPTSYGERAVLRILDKSTGLLTLEELGLWKEDKEAFDRMINRTHGVIFVTGPTGSGKSTTLYACLNRINAVEKNVMTVEDPIEYQLEGISQMQVSAKKGMTFVNALRHILRQDPDVIMVGEVRDRETAAMAIQSSLTGHLVFSTLHTNDAAGAVSRLLDFGVEPYLVSSSLICVLAQRLVRKICPDCKTVYHPNAQEQRELGLTDMPAGEFFYTGRGCSKCFDTGYRGRTGIYELMIVNDEIREMIYRCETAGAIKKKALEYGMKTLRMDGARKVLAGITTIAEVLRVTQSDSM; encoded by the coding sequence ATGAAAGAATTATTAATCGAGACGGCCCGACGGACCGGGATTATCAAGCCGGAGGCGCTGGAACAGTACCTGGCCGAGCACGCCGACGATGCGCGCCGCATCGATGAGATTCTGCTGTCGGCGCCGCAGTTTACGGAAGAGGCGGTCCTGCGGCTTCTGGCGGAAACGCTGGGGCTGGAGTATGTAGAGGAAATCGACGCCTCGACCGTGCCGGCGGCGTTTATCGAGGCGGTGCCGGCACCGTACGCCCAGCATCACTACCTGATCGGCTTTTACCGCAACGGGCAGGAGGATGTGATTACCATCGCCGTGGCCAATCCGATGAATCCGCTGGTGGTGGACAACATCGCCCGCAAGCTGCACAAGCCCGCCGAGATGGTGGTCAGCTCCCGGGCGGCCATCACGGCGGCCATCGACGTGGCCTATGAACAGAAAAACACGGTCATCGAAGAGGTGGCCGAGGAGCTGGACTCGCAGAATCTGGACCAGCTGGTTGATGAGGCCCAGAGCAGCGACGACCTGCTGGATGTGGTCAACCGTCCGCCGGTCATCCGGCTGGTCAACGACATCCTTTTCCGAGCCCTGCAGATGCGGGCCAGCGACATTCACGTCCATCCCTACGAGAACAAAATCCAGATTCGCTACCGCATCGACGGCATCCTGTACGATACGCTCACGCTCAACCGCAATGTGCTCTCGCTGGTGATTTCGCGCATCAAGGTGATGGCCGGAATGGACATCGCCGAACGGCGGATGCCGCAGGACGGACGCACGAGCGTGCGCATCGGCCAGCGGGAAATCGACCTGCGCGTCAGCACCGTGCCGACCAGCTACGGCGAGCGGGCGGTTCTGCGAATCCTCGACAAAAGCACGGGGCTGCTCACGCTGGAGGAGCTGGGGCTCTGGAAAGAGGATAAAGAGGCCTTTGACCGGATGATCAACCGCACGCACGGCGTGATTTTTGTAACCGGACCGACCGGCAGCGGCAAAAGCACCACGCTGTATGCGTGCCTGAACCGCATCAACGCCGTCGAAAAAAACGTGATGACCGTCGAAGACCCCATCGAATACCAGCTGGAGGGCATCAGCCAGATGCAGGTGTCCGCCAAGAAGGGGATGACCTTTGTCAACGCCCTGCGGCATATCCTGCGTCAGGACCCGGATGTGATTATGGTCGGCGAGGTGCGCGACCGGGAGACGGCGGCGATGGCGATTCAGTCCTCGCTGACCGGGCACCTGGTGTTCAGCACGCTGCACACCAACGACGCCGCCGGCGCGGTCAGCCGGCTGCTGGATTTCGGCGTCGAGCCCTATCTGGTCAGCTCGTCTTTGATTTGCGTGCTGGCCCAGCGTCTGGTGCGCAAAATCTGCCCGGACTGCAAAACCGTCTATCACCCGAACGCACAGGAGCAGCGCGAGCTGGGCCTGACCGATATGCCCGCCGGCGAGTTCTTCTACACCGGACGCGGCTGCAGCAAGTGTTTTGACACGGGCTATCGCGGGCGAACGGGAATTTATGAACTGATGATTGTAAATGATGAGATTCGGGAAATGATTTACCGATGCGAAACGGCCGGGGCGATAAAGAAAAAAGCCCTCGAATACGGAATGAAGACGCTGCGGATGGACGGAGCCCGCAAGGTGCTGGCGGGCATTACCACCATTGCCGAGGTCCTGCGGGTTACCCAGTCCGACAGCATGTAA
- a CDS encoding type II secretion system F family protein, with the protein MPRFSYTAIGSSQKTEKGVISAENAFAARKMLRSKGLHPTEVTQITAETAGRSFHSVFGNKKKTVAAFTKELATMLRAGIKLTDALSVLIQQIPDPQLKNAITDVRDRVVTGESFAEALSEYEAYFDLIYVSMMRVGEVTGTLEESLTTMSAMLEKQRQLEEKMTTAMMYPAILLTLCVVVVLVIMIFFLPLITSELVKVGQTLPLTTRVLMKTSDLLTSAWAFVILGILFGLGWLYKRAVRTERGAALRDRLLLALPGFGPLLKQRIVSRFASTLATLLGSGMSMAESLRVVAQVTGNAVMAEAVRQARERILSGSDIATPLRDSGVISPSIAHMITVGEKSGELEQMLRMISQNLEAESDLVIERLSKFVEPLIIILMAGLIGLIAYATMVPIIKFSVTQF; encoded by the coding sequence GTGCCGAGATTCAGTTATACAGCAATCGGGAGCAGTCAGAAGACGGAAAAAGGCGTGATTTCCGCCGAGAACGCCTTTGCCGCCCGCAAGATGCTGCGCAGCAAGGGTCTGCACCCGACGGAGGTCACGCAGATTACCGCGGAAACGGCCGGACGGTCCTTCCACTCGGTATTCGGCAACAAGAAAAAGACCGTGGCGGCGTTTACGAAAGAGCTGGCGACGATGCTGCGGGCGGGCATCAAACTGACCGATGCGCTGTCCGTGCTGATTCAGCAGATTCCGGACCCGCAGCTCAAAAACGCCATTACGGACGTGCGGGACCGTGTGGTGACGGGGGAGTCCTTCGCCGAGGCGCTGAGCGAATACGAGGCGTATTTTGACCTGATTTACGTGAGCATGATGCGGGTCGGCGAGGTCACCGGCACGCTCGAAGAGAGCTTAACCACCATGTCCGCCATGCTCGAAAAACAGCGGCAGCTGGAAGAGAAAATGACAACCGCGATGATGTATCCGGCCATCCTGCTGACCCTGTGCGTGGTGGTGGTGCTGGTGATTATGATTTTCTTCCTGCCGCTGATTACCAGCGAGCTGGTCAAGGTCGGCCAGACGCTGCCGCTGACAACCCGGGTCCTGATGAAAACCTCCGACCTGCTGACCAGCGCCTGGGCTTTTGTGATTCTGGGGATTCTGTTCGGGCTGGGCTGGCTGTACAAGCGGGCCGTCCGGACCGAGCGCGGAGCGGCGCTGCGCGACCGCCTCCTGCTGGCCCTGCCGGGGTTCGGCCCGCTGCTCAAGCAACGGATTGTCTCCCGTTTTGCCTCCACGCTGGCCACGCTGCTGGGCTCCGGGATGTCGATGGCCGAATCGCTGCGGGTCGTCGCGCAGGTGACGGGCAACGCCGTGATGGCCGAGGCCGTCCGCCAGGCCCGCGAGCGTATTCTGTCCGGCTCCGACATCGCCACGCCCCTGCGGGACAGCGGCGTCATCAGCCCCTCCATCGCCCATATGATTACCGTCGGCGAAAAAAGCGGCGAGCTCGAACAGATGCTTCGGATGATCAGCCAGAATCTGGAGGCCGAATCCGACCTGGTCATCGAGCGGCTCAGCAAATTCGTCGAGCCCCTGATTATCATCCTGATGGCCGGACTGATTGGACTGATTGCCTACGCAACGATGGTTCCGATTATCAAATTTTCCGTTACGCAGTTTTAA
- the gspG gene encoding type II secretion system major pseudopilin GspG, whose product MKHTNRRTKGFTLVEIMAVVLILALLMGIAAKNFIGMTDKARVTTTKATLKQLHQAVNMFKLDTGRYPTEEEGLRALIEPPSDVTGWTGYLETTDVPKDAWKNDLVYILNPESGKPFVIISYGADGKEGGEGYDADLYSTDVD is encoded by the coding sequence ATGAAACACACAAACAGACGAACAAAAGGATTTACCCTGGTGGAAATCATGGCGGTGGTGCTGATTCTGGCCCTGCTGATGGGCATCGCCGCCAAGAACTTTATCGGAATGACCGACAAAGCCCGCGTGACAACCACCAAGGCCACGCTCAAGCAGCTGCATCAGGCCGTCAACATGTTCAAACTGGACACCGGCCGTTATCCCACGGAAGAGGAAGGCCTGCGGGCCCTGATTGAGCCGCCCTCGGATGTCACCGGCTGGACCGGCTATCTGGAAACCACCGATGTCCCCAAAGACGCCTGGAAAAATGACCTGGTGTACATCCTCAATCCGGAAAGCGGCAAGCCCTTTGTCATCATCAGCTACGGAGCCGACGGCAAAGAAGGCGGCGAAGGATACGATGCGGACCTGTACAGTACCGATGTGGATTAG
- a CDS encoding type II secretion system protein, with product MRTCTVPMWISRRGYVLLEVLIVVGLMAFLLSLGVISYSSLWGNRQFQKQAQELVNLFQMAQEAAAQSDRRYAVVLDFVERKYVLRQFATLDLQSIPEDEAIIYTGYFTDRFQLDYVLYDDLEDTREKENVTEARFYAGRSGWQYGGKVVVRDGEGNPWSIVISRMVRPVRLVEGDVPILLPVKPDEMRF from the coding sequence ATGCGGACCTGTACAGTACCGATGTGGATTAGCCGCCGCGGCTATGTCCTGCTGGAGGTGCTGATTGTGGTGGGCCTGATGGCGTTTCTGCTGTCGCTGGGGGTCATCAGCTACAGCAGTCTGTGGGGAAACCGGCAGTTCCAGAAACAGGCCCAGGAGCTGGTGAACTTGTTTCAGATGGCCCAGGAGGCCGCCGCCCAAAGCGACCGCCGCTATGCGGTTGTCCTGGATTTTGTCGAGCGAAAATATGTCCTTCGGCAGTTTGCCACACTGGATTTGCAATCCATACCGGAGGACGAAGCAATCATCTATACCGGCTATTTTACAGACCGATTCCAGTTAGACTATGTCCTGTATGATGACCTGGAAGATACACGGGAAAAAGAAAACGTCACAGAGGCCCGCTTTTACGCAGGCCGTTCCGGCTGGCAGTACGGCGGCAAGGTGGTTGTCCGCGACGGAGAGGGCAACCCCTGGAGTATCGTTATCTCGAGGATGGTCCGGCCGGTCCGACTGGTGGAAGGCGATGTGCCCATCCTGCTGCCTGTGAAACCCGATGAGATGCGTTTCTAA
- a CDS encoding type II secretion system protein: MRCVSKQPVRSRGFTLVEVAAALAILVGLLTSALVVMTQAVGASMEIIQRRKAFETARENLESLLTVSTVSDRMETGYSERYPEIRWEVRIEPFYEPISNRMWVRAVSTAFYRDRDDREQTVELEHWLTGLSAEQVKQILAQQELEQKILDELHGQEEKTFEEMVKVCLQQAGLDAAAYENLVQRQRRQKVAYLIEHGLGEPYNHWVEMLENEKSAFLQKLGADFDQLNECIRYLRANPELLPSRGGPLSDTAQTTRPNEPKPPADSKSDSEPDKPDTPADEKKQEPSAPAQEPDCPFDCSRIDPSLKALICQLTGCCCN, from the coding sequence ATGAGATGCGTTTCTAAACAACCTGTTCGCTCCCGCGGATTTACGCTTGTGGAAGTCGCAGCGGCCCTGGCCATCCTGGTCGGTCTTTTGACCTCCGCACTGGTGGTGATGACGCAGGCCGTAGGGGCTTCTATGGAAATCATCCAGCGCCGCAAGGCCTTCGAAACCGCCCGGGAAAACCTCGAATCCCTCCTGACCGTATCCACCGTCAGCGACCGGATGGAAACCGGCTACAGCGAACGCTATCCGGAAATCCGCTGGGAGGTAAGGATAGAGCCCTTTTACGAACCTATCAGCAATCGAATGTGGGTTCGGGCCGTCAGCACCGCCTTTTACCGCGACCGCGACGACCGGGAACAGACCGTCGAGCTGGAACACTGGCTGACGGGCCTGTCCGCCGAACAGGTCAAACAAATCCTGGCCCAGCAGGAACTGGAACAGAAGATTCTGGACGAACTGCACGGCCAGGAGGAAAAAACCTTCGAGGAAATGGTCAAAGTCTGCCTGCAGCAGGCCGGACTGGATGCCGCCGCCTATGAAAACCTTGTTCAGCGGCAGCGGCGGCAGAAAGTCGCCTATCTGATTGAGCACGGTCTGGGAGAACCGTACAATCACTGGGTCGAAATGCTCGAAAACGAAAAGTCGGCCTTTCTCCAGAAGCTCGGCGCGGATTTCGACCAGCTCAACGAGTGCATCCGCTACCTCCGCGCCAACCCGGAGCTGCTCCCCAGCCGCGGCGGCCCTCTGTCGGACACCGCGCAGACGACCCGACCGAATGAACCGAAGCCCCCAGCCGACAGCAAATCCGATTCTGAGCCGGACAAACCGGATACACCCGCAGACGAAAAGAAACAGGAGCCCTCGGCGCCTGCTCAAGAGCCCGACTGTCCTTTCGACTGCAGCCGGATTGACCCGTCCCTGAAAGCCCTGATTTGTCAGCTGACGGGGTGCTGCTGCAATTGA
- a CDS encoding prepilin-type N-terminal cleavage/methylation domain-containing protein: protein MSADGVLLQLTTMRCPNRQPVRPGGFSLVEMLVVVALAAMILIGALGVYQRLRADASVLNDRLDERRLAEEVLQRIAEDIDRIAAPGFDASVQIRNKIDNGFASAQLTLESRFYTGQPPQPRIFERVIWQTAYNMEEGGLILYRMHTGLALEDKVLEENKTPAERNLFIPTASGLTFFKVEAVQEQQTAAVWTTPDLPKGIRISVSFAPLEEGPDGRWYVPEEKILQRTVAVNRLRPIAYRFRPRVLDVNDFLPPEESAVQEPNQIQTRLTR from the coding sequence TTGTCAGCTGACGGGGTGCTGCTGCAATTGACGACGATGCGATGCCCAAACAGACAGCCTGTTCGACCCGGCGGTTTCTCGCTGGTGGAAATGCTGGTGGTGGTCGCCCTGGCGGCGATGATTCTCATCGGCGCGCTGGGGGTCTATCAGCGTCTGCGGGCGGATGCCTCCGTCCTGAATGACCGACTGGACGAACGCCGCCTGGCGGAGGAGGTTCTTCAGCGGATTGCCGAAGACATCGACCGCATCGCCGCTCCCGGCTTCGACGCGTCGGTCCAGATTCGCAACAAGATTGACAACGGATTCGCCTCCGCCCAGCTGACCCTTGAATCCAGATTCTACACCGGCCAGCCCCCGCAGCCGCGCATCTTTGAGCGGGTCATCTGGCAGACCGCCTATAACATGGAGGAGGGCGGACTGATTCTTTATCGAATGCATACCGGACTGGCCCTTGAGGACAAAGTCCTCGAAGAAAACAAAACACCGGCGGAGCGGAATCTTTTTATCCCAACGGCGTCGGGACTGACCTTCTTTAAAGTGGAAGCTGTCCAGGAGCAGCAGACCGCCGCCGTCTGGACCACACCGGACCTGCCGAAGGGAATCCGGATTTCCGTTTCCTTCGCCCCGCTGGAGGAAGGCCCCGACGGCCGCTGGTACGTCCCGGAGGAAAAGATTCTCCAGCGAACCGTCGCCGTCAATCGCCTTCGTCCGATTGCGTACCGTTTTCGTCCGAGGGTTCTGGACGTCAATGACTTCCTGCCGCCGGAAGAATCCGCTGTTCAGGAGCCGAATCAGATTCAGACAAGACTGACCCGATAA